Within Solea solea chromosome 1, fSolSol10.1, whole genome shotgun sequence, the genomic segment taaccggctcattctgtcatgaggccgtgtctcaaattccacatcctatcacaagttaataagacatatttcatatatacgggggtagagtggctcagtggttaagaccggtaccctgtgtgcgaaagacagcaTGGTCGTAATGGTCACAAGTTCGGCTCCGCCCCTGGCTTactgtactcaattccattccatcgctttggataaaagtgtctgctaaatgacatgttatggaatattttaatgggttcatcaactggccgtcgcttattacagtgctgcttcacagtatgtatcctttaatttataagaccacctaaatacataaaatacaaatacaatacaaatacaatacaaacaatagaagagaagggatggaaacaaccatagttagtgGAGAAGgggtttttttacattgtggacatgcacctctactgaagaggaactaagaacataaaccctttagaacaatgtttgGAGGGCATCTGACTAACGTTTTACAAGGAGCACAGTAGGGGTgtaaactgaacattttaggagagcaagcaaaacatttaggggcgcacaccttaaattgacttgcaaagcaaatattaatatttccgctcattttcactgtattactgatcaatactttgaaaataattgaagaaattgcaatgtgctgtttagaattcccagtgaatttttattgtgcacttgtttgttaaagaataagatcacataagagacattaagtgtacataaaataccatcactgtcactacagtacaattattaactagaagtggcccggtactgtccagtacacagaaccggcacttttatttgtgtactggcacatttcacaagatgccggcaatctcttatcagtccaactgatgattatggtccagagcaataatgtctcagggtacactatgtgacgttcacctgttctcgcaaaagtcaagtgtttattccttgagtttggagtttttattttctatctaatctctatctggaagacgaccgctgtggcgaccatcatcatgcttcaaaagcatgagttagctcatccacacactcatactttctgatataataaaaataaacatggagctggcaagttgaggcttgaacatatcagaggaccatgcacagaagggattaagctgggatattgcccggtatcctggactctttgttaaaaaattaataaattgataaaggtgaacctgaattttcattaacactaaaacaaggccagaccaaaagtttcactcccagggctggagtatgccagatgtaatattattagatattaatgtagatgttatgcaagaatttgatgcacaagcctgttttctttgtgtattaccttaatgactctgtcctggcagtgctggatgatcttacacagctcctctgtaccctgagactcgagactctgatgaaggatctgctcaaacatctagtaaaacacaatttgtagttttgtacctaactttgtgacatacatgcatgtaacaccagacaaactgactcatataggaatatcccatgaaataatgataatatatgataatgtactacacccagttccacagtctgtattgtggcatgtctgtagacaactatatctgtttaactgtccactgagttatcaaaccgccaaaagatgttcgcctttagttctactgtgtccttgatcaatgccacagtcagaacctcatcatccaactatttgacaaactctagtcaaacaggagctacagtgtaggaaaatgatcaagaaataaaatgagtgtcaataaaatgattagctctcatagaaacttcccattgtgttaaccagttaaccaataacccgaattagactggttagtcagtagttgaggtttcacctctctcatggggatctgggccctttggacaaacactgacgggctgctcacgtcaaactgttgctgcagaccctcaaggctcaggttcacctccttctcatagcagctgtgcatcttaactggatggaaagccagcatggcgatcttctccatgtgctgaggaggaagacaagaagggagaggaagagatggatgaggcatggacagatttgggaaaaatgtataattgtgtctcacaataaatatactactgcaaaagtatcactaatgttacactagacaaatgctgtttaaatcacaaacatatctggaataggagtataggaattgcggatagataacatttgttttgtaaagatccagattcttgtgcttcaactgcgaaaatcagagtgcattttctatacataatcattatatcttgtgcttcaatttattttctcatgttatgggttttatttaaagcaacacaattttcaaccttcacgtaagatctctaagcagggatgttCCCATTATTCCCATatagtatttctgatacatgtattaaaaaaatacatatttaaaatacaaaatatgctcttttctggagatgataaaaattccttcatattttgtaccaatatatttacattatgtgtattttatttaaaatactgtaacatacatcctttgaaaaaaagtgatgacataagaagacaaattgcaggatgctgcttcagattggacgtcatggtgcttgtgcctactttaatttgccaggacttgttaagatcacaattagtctacataagaattgaattgagtcaagcgattaccgtcagagctgagtttcaagactttagagctcactctgtcgtttacatcgatg encodes:
- the LOC131471401 gene encoding protein Niban 2-like isoform X1, with product MLKNVEHMEKIAMLAFHPVKMHSCYEKEVNLSLEGLQQQFDVSSPSVFVQRAQIPMREMFEQILHQSLESQGTEELCKIIQHCQDRVIKVIHKENRLVHQILA
- the LOC131471401 gene encoding protein Niban 2-like isoform X2, whose product is MLKNVEHMEKIAMLAFHPVKMHSCYEKEVNLSLEGLQQQFDMFEQILHQSLESQGTEELCKIIQHCQDRVIKVIHKENRLVHQILA